In Kwoniella pini CBS 10737 chromosome 5, complete sequence, the following are encoded in one genomic region:
- a CDS encoding methionine aminopeptidase, type I — translation MFKPTFRNFNQYKYLAGPSKFGIYPVLPSSFALTSYPYPRDVPSSIPRPEYVPNNFFIADWGEHDEVEIKESKARRIELGGEEEIGLREVAKMVRDLLKDVGKLVKPGITTNDIDRFVNDRITSQGGYPSPLGYSSYPRSCTTSVNNVIAHGIPDDRPLHPEDIINVDLTIFYNGYHGDTSATFVLPEVDKAGRDLIEATKEALEIGIRACKPGMKYKDIGTEIEDFARQHGFSVNGQFSGHGIGNVFHKPPWIFHCRNSEPGEILPGDCFTIEPCLVQGSNARGELWDDGWTMVTETGARSAQFEHQVLITEDGVDVLTR, via the exons ATGTTCAAACCAACCTTTAGGAATTTTAATCAATATAAATATCTAGCTGGACCATCAAAATTCGGTATATATCCAGTCTTACCGTCTTCTTTCGCTTTAACTTCTTATCCTTATCCGAGAGATGTACCATCCTCAATACCGAGACCAGAATACGTCCCAaacaatttcttcattgCAGATTGGGGAGAACATGATGAAGTCGAGATAAAAGAATCTAAAGCAAGAAGAATAGAGCTtggtggtgaagaagagataggTCTGAGGGAAGTTGCTAAGATGGTTAGggatttattgaaagatgtaGGTAAATTGGTCAAA CCAGGTATAACGACCAACGATATTGACCGATTTGTAAATGATCGTATAACTTCTCAAGGGGGTTATCCTAGTCCTCTCGGCTATTCGAGTTACCCAAGAAGCTGTACTACGTCGGTGAACAATGTGATAGCGC ATGGTATCCCGGACGA TCGCCCACTGCATCCAGAAGATATAATCAATGTCGACCTCACCATCTTCTATAATGGATATCACGGAGATACTTCAGCTACTTTCGTATTACCCGAAGTGGACAAAGCGGGTCGAGATTTAATAGAAGCTACTAAAGAAGCTCTGGAAATAGGCATAAGAGCTTGTAAGCCTGGAATGAAGTACAAAGATATAGGGACAGAGATCGA GGACTTTGCAAGACAACATGGATTCTCGGTCAATGGGCAATTCTCAGGTCATGGTATAGGAAATGTTTTCCATAAACCACCTTGGATATTCCATTGTA GGAACAGCGAGCCAGGCGAGATATTACCCGGAGATTGTTTTACAATAGAGCCTTGCTTAGTACAAGGTAGCAATGCAAGAGGTGAACTTTGGGATGATGGCTGGACAATGGTCACTGAG ACCGGAGCCCGATCAGCACAATTCGAACATCAAGTACTGATAACGGAAGATGGTGTCGACGTGTTGACTAGATAG
- a CDS encoding mitochondrial 37S ribosomal protein mS47, whose amino-acid sequence MSSLTRLSLRMGSSAGSSSSSRIAANRLSNISRHLSTSSVASDQATQGSASSKMPSPHDELVLFESHHNARLYKLNRPAKLNSLNQEMIDLLSQKIKIWRELESCKVIIGTGDQRAFCAGGDVKQLVLDLKDGKDTALPFFKSEFELNWTLGRLGKPYVAVIDGVTMGGGAGLSLPADIRIATPRTIFAMPETKIGYAPDVGSNYYLAQLDGAIGAWLAVTGQELYGRSVYELGIATHYVTPNLLPTIINEITQLDTPTSAQISSIISSYTASVGSGESSKTNPDGLSPIKGEIREFLDNTFSLKSIAEINEALIKSQNDSSLSGEVKEWAKVQLDLLNARSPTSTAVALTGYRKAKESRRLDRVLLNDISMATSFCGPNRSTEDFIKGVTSVLIDRSKQSPEWIPSNLKDKKLNLSEIIKNFYPTKSSDNTPELKLIPESASKLDSGRDSTWNKFRKFGLPSEQSIKSSVDGYSPQSGAFALTEKELISQFIEDSINGTRRDEIIERIKNVVSKNCKVDKGGYLEWK is encoded by the exons ATGTCATCTCTTACTAGATTATCCCTTCGAATGGGCTCTTCAGCaggatcttcatcttcttctcggATCGCTGCAAATCGATTGTCAAATATCTCAAGGCATCTTTCTACCTCTTCCGTGGCAAGTGATCAAGCAACACAAGGAAGTGCTTCAAGTAAAATGCCTTCTCCTCATGAT GAATTGGTCTTGTTCGAATCGCATCACAATGCAAGATTATACAAATTGAACCGACCTGCTAAGCTCAATTCCTTGAACCAAGAAATGATAGACTTGTTATCccagaaaatcaaa ATCTGGCGAGAGTTAGAATCTTGTAAAGTGATAATCGGAACTGGTGATCAAAGAGCATTCTGTGCCGGAGGAGATGTCAAAC AATTAGTACTAGACTTGAAAGACGGCAAAGATACcgctttacctttcttcaaATCGGAATTCGAACTCAATTGGACTTTGGGTAGACTGGGCAAACCTTACGTAGCTGTTATTGACGGTGTAACAA TGGGCGGAGGTGCCGGACTTTCTTTGCCTGCGGATATCCGAATTGCGACTCCTCGAACCATTTTCGCTATGCCGGAGACAAAGATAGGCTATGCTCCGGATGTAGgatcaaattattatttggCTCAGCTTGACGGAGCTATCGGAGCATGGTTAGCAGTCACTGGACAAGAATTATACGGTCGATCGGTCTA TGAATTGGGGATTGCTACACATTATGTCACTCCTAACCTCCTTCCAACCATAATAAACGAAATTACGCAACTTGACACTCCAACTTCAGCTCAAATATCATCCATCATCTCTTCTTACACTGCTTCCGTCGGTTCTGGCGAATCAAGCAAGACAAATCCAGACGGTCTCAGCCCTatcaaaggtgaaattcGCGAATTTTTAGATAACACATTCAGTCTGAAATCCATTGCGGAGATAAATGAAGCACTTATCAAATCACAAAACGACAGTTCTTTAAGTGGGGAAGTGAAGGAATGGGCTAAAGTTCAATTAGATCTACTGAATGCTAGAAGTCCAACAAGTACAGCAGTAGCTTTAACAGGATAtagaaaagcaaaagaatcaagaagattagATAGAGTCTTATTAAATGATATCTCAATGGCAACATCATTTTGTGGACCAAATAGATCAACAGAAGATTTTATAAAAGGTGTAACATCAGTTCTTATTGATAGATCAAAACAATCTCCAGAATGGATACCTTCAAATctaaaagataaaaaattaaatttgagcgaaataatcaaaaatttcTATCCAACAAAATCATCTGATAATACACcagaattaaaattaattccTGAATCAGCATCAAAATTAGATAGTGGAAGAGATTCAACTTGGaataaatttagaaaatttGGATTACCTTCTGAACAATCTATTAAATCAAGTGTTGATGGTTATTCTCCACAATCTGGTGCTTTCGCTTTaactgaaaaagaattaatttctCAATTTATTGAAGATTCTATTAACGGTACGAGAAGAGATGaaataattgaaagaattaaaaatgtagtttcaaaaaattgtaaagttgataaaggtgGTTATTTAGAATGGAAATaa